In one Leptolyngbya sp. BL0902 genomic region, the following are encoded:
- a CDS encoding N-6 DNA methylase, with the protein MTQTQTKPNSVSFEPVDWLTLFADCEKHPPVPTVSLKTLAILNPPFGKQAIQHPVAQTYELGHHWRRPKANAEPDLHSAWQRTSRVKASTQLEVLFLELALRQIAPGEVMVALVPNGILADHDHSAARHWLMNQAQLWASIQLPKEVWQAECKTGIITSVIVFQKRQEPSTDDYNIFMAMIQHCGYNSRGKPIPESDFDEIAEGFRDFCPANQTSS; encoded by the coding sequence ATGACTCAGACTCAAACCAAGCCCAACTCCGTCTCTTTTGAACCCGTTGACTGGCTCACGCTGTTTGCTGACTGTGAGAAGCATCCTCCCGTTCCCACCGTGTCTTTGAAAACCTTGGCCATCCTCAACCCACCCTTTGGGAAACAAGCGATTCAGCACCCGGTCGCCCAAACCTACGAGCTAGGGCATCACTGGCGCAGACCAAAAGCCAATGCAGAACCTGACCTCCATTCAGCGTGGCAGCGAACCAGCCGGGTCAAAGCCTCCACCCAGCTAGAAGTATTGTTCCTGGAGTTGGCCCTCCGCCAGATCGCGCCCGGTGAGGTGATGGTCGCCCTGGTGCCCAACGGCATTCTGGCTGACCACGATCATTCAGCGGCTCGACACTGGTTGATGAACCAAGCTCAGCTTTGGGCCAGCATTCAACTCCCCAAAGAAGTCTGGCAAGCCGAATGCAAGACGGGCATCATCACCAGCGTCATCGTATTCCAGAAGCGTCAGGAACCTTCGACAGATGACTACAACATCTTCATGGCCATGATCCAACACTGTGGCTACAACAGCCGAGGCAAGCCCATTCCAGAGTCCGACTTTGACGAGATTGCTGAAGGATTTCGGGACTTCTGCCCAGCGAATCAGACCAGTTCATGA
- a CDS encoding two-component system sensor histidine kinase NtrB, with protein MTIGPPGERSESWADDASAVVDGSPSESEQRLQTIFHHSNDAIFLIDPQADRFLEANPKASQMLGYSHEELLTTVAVSAIHPHDLSAFQAFGRTVLQEGHGWTNELSCMTKLGETVPAEISAAVVALEGRQCIISMVRDITERKQAQAATERLAEIGELAAMIVHEVRSPLTTILMGLESFREMPLPDRAQRRLSLALEEADRLKQLLNEILQYAREPVLAPLPFELVAFAQQLKDHLSTLPMAQGRSLVLKSDLPEAWILGDVDKLKQVFINLIRNACEAVAPGDRVTWHIAPAQNPNGLTVTIHNGGDPIPPAVLAKMGHPFFTTKPGGNGLGLAIVKRIVEAHGGALTIESTAEAGTTVCVVLPRRERDISGQDLSSDTEENLC; from the coding sequence ATGACCATAGGGCCACCAGGAGAACGGTCGGAATCATGGGCCGATGATGCGTCAGCCGTAGTTGATGGATCACCGTCAGAGAGCGAACAACGGCTGCAAACCATCTTTCACCATTCCAACGACGCCATTTTTTTAATCGACCCCCAGGCCGACCGCTTCCTGGAAGCCAACCCAAAGGCCAGTCAGATGTTGGGCTATAGCCACGAAGAACTGCTGACCACGGTGGCGGTTTCCGCCATTCATCCCCATGACCTATCGGCCTTCCAAGCCTTTGGCCGGACGGTATTGCAGGAGGGTCACGGCTGGACAAACGAACTCTCCTGCATGACCAAGCTAGGGGAAACGGTACCCGCCGAAATTTCGGCAGCGGTGGTGGCGCTGGAGGGACGGCAGTGCATCATCTCCATGGTGCGAGACATTACCGAACGCAAACAGGCCCAAGCCGCCACCGAGCGATTGGCGGAAATTGGCGAACTCGCCGCCATGATTGTCCACGAAGTCCGCAGCCCTCTTACCACCATTCTGATGGGGCTGGAGTCTTTTCGGGAGATGCCCCTACCCGACCGTGCCCAGCGACGGCTGTCCCTCGCCCTAGAAGAAGCGGATCGCCTGAAGCAACTGCTCAACGAAATTTTGCAGTACGCCCGCGAACCCGTCCTAGCGCCCCTCCCCTTTGAGTTGGTCGCCTTTGCCCAGCAACTCAAGGATCATCTCTCCACCCTGCCCATGGCCCAAGGGCGGTCGCTAGTGCTAAAGTCTGACCTCCCCGAAGCCTGGATTTTGGGCGATGTGGACAAACTCAAGCAGGTGTTCATCAACCTGATTCGCAATGCCTGCGAGGCTGTTGCCCCCGGCGATAGGGTCACTTGGCACATCGCCCCTGCCCAAAACCCTAACGGCCTAACCGTGACGATCCACAATGGCGGCGACCCGATTCCGCCAGCAGTGCTCGCCAAGATGGGGCACCCCTTTTTTACCACCAAGCCAGGGGGGAATGGTCTGGGCCTTGCCATCGTCAAACGTATTGTGGAGGCTCACGGGGGAGCTCTCACGATTGAGTCCACCGCTGAAGCTGGAACCACCGTTTGCGTTGTGCTGCCCCGTCGCGAAAGGGATATATCCGGTCAAGATTTGTCGAGCGATACCGAGGAAAACCTATGCTAA
- a CDS encoding NAD(P)/FAD-dependent oxidoreductase has product MSGSERPTIIVGGGFTGLFAAMHLCRQHHPRPMVLIDKGDRFVFKPLLYELLSGELTEAQVWPRYDTLFNDDGITFIHDTVDRIDLDNQTVILASGHRYSYGHLILGLGSIVQDFGIPGVKDHAFAFRTGEDVTHLRRHLRQCLQRASQTQDPNQRRALLTVTIIGAGPAGVEMAATLGDLLPQWASPFEGLMDELKIVIVNRSPEILKGDINSGLRDTVQRALQHRWIPIQFLTGAAVQVAANHLVYQDPGQGQTHTLPTHTILWMTGNQVNPVIANLSNAQKDQTGRLRVLPTLQVPGYPNVFAGGDCSVLDAPQPATAQVAYQQGAAIASNLKAVIHHQPLQPVQVSLRGTLIKLGQAEGAANLFDRIAITGRSGHLIRQGTYLSLLPNPVHNLSGIVSWLSDELFQRHTLPSKPQLGLHSPLPGWVLSGALGITVAVGGMMAWRAIAPAQFERLWPSTHAPTRVEPKNQR; this is encoded by the coding sequence ATGTCAGGGTCAGAACGGCCAACCATCATTGTGGGCGGTGGGTTTACGGGCCTATTTGCCGCCATGCACCTCTGCCGCCAGCACCATCCTCGGCCCATGGTGCTGATCGACAAAGGGGATCGCTTTGTCTTCAAACCGCTGCTCTACGAACTCCTCAGCGGCGAACTCACCGAGGCGCAGGTATGGCCCCGTTACGATACCCTGTTCAACGACGACGGGATCACCTTTATCCACGACACGGTAGATCGTATCGACCTAGACAACCAAACCGTGATTCTAGCCTCAGGGCATCGCTATTCCTACGGGCACCTGATCTTGGGATTGGGCAGCATCGTCCAGGATTTCGGTATTCCGGGGGTGAAAGACCACGCCTTTGCCTTTCGCACTGGAGAAGATGTGACTCACCTGCGCCGTCACCTGCGCCAATGCCTTCAGCGAGCCAGCCAAACCCAGGATCCAAACCAGCGACGGGCCTTGCTGACAGTGACGATCATTGGGGCGGGGCCAGCGGGGGTGGAAATGGCGGCGACCCTAGGCGATCTCTTGCCCCAGTGGGCCAGCCCATTTGAAGGTCTGATGGACGAACTGAAGATTGTGATCGTCAACCGCAGTCCCGAAATCCTCAAGGGCGACATCAACAGCGGCCTACGCGATACGGTGCAGCGGGCCTTGCAACATCGCTGGATACCCATTCAGTTCCTCACCGGAGCCGCTGTTCAGGTCGCCGCCAATCATCTGGTTTACCAAGATCCGGGCCAAGGCCAAACCCACACCCTACCCACCCACACCATCCTCTGGATGACGGGCAACCAGGTTAACCCCGTTATCGCCAACTTGTCGAATGCCCAAAAAGACCAGACCGGACGGCTGCGAGTCTTACCCACCCTCCAGGTTCCGGGCTATCCCAACGTGTTTGCCGGGGGCGACTGCTCCGTGCTCGATGCACCCCAGCCCGCCACGGCTCAAGTGGCCTACCAGCAGGGAGCCGCCATCGCCAGCAATCTCAAGGCTGTGATTCATCATCAGCCGCTCCAGCCTGTCCAAGTTTCTCTGCGCGGCACCCTAATCAAACTGGGCCAAGCCGAGGGAGCCGCCAACCTGTTTGATCGCATCGCCATCACCGGACGCAGTGGCCACCTGATTCGCCAGGGCACCTACCTCAGTCTGTTGCCCAACCCCGTCCACAACCTGAGCGGTATCGTCAGTTGGCTCTCCGATGAACTGTTTCAGCGCCACACCCTGCCCAGTAAGCCCCAACTGGGTCTGCACTCCCCGCTACCGGGTTGGGTACTCAGTGGTGCCCTAGGCATCACCGTTGCGGTAGGTGGCATGATGGCGTGGCGGGCCATAGCCCCGGCCCAATTCGAGCGCCTTTGGCCATCGACCCATGCGCCCACGCGAGTTGAACCTAAGAATCAGCGATAG
- a CDS encoding type II toxin-antitoxin system Phd/YefM family antitoxin yields the protein MLNITIDDLQREPLKYLKQVEAGETLVIFRADQPIAELKPITTSKPLRPFGLCAGEFTVPEDFDASLPDDMLNAFEGK from the coding sequence ATGCTAAACATCACCATTGATGACCTTCAGCGTGAGCCGCTCAAGTATTTAAAACAGGTCGAGGCGGGTGAGACCCTGGTCATTTTTAGAGCCGATCAGCCCATTGCTGAGCTGAAGCCGATTACCACGAGTAAACCATTACGACCCTTTGGTTTGTGTGCAGGGGAGTTTACCGTTCCAGAGGATTTTGATGCTTCCTTGCCTGACGATATGCTGAACGCCTTCGAGGGAAAATGA
- a CDS encoding cupin, with the protein MTNHNWLVTDNGQCRDFGNAEMAEPAEYYRLYRFLTDLEDILKVTHDDVARLEAITPLVRTLLISSFWLQMEYDPPNPKTGWSVRFLYQEHEFPITIQMVAWAPGQRSPIHNHGTWGIVALLDGQERNRLWQRQPDADHPDLLAPTQDLILNPGDIVALTADAIHSVEPLGDAPTISFNLYGVTNFQKRYEFDPDHHTAKRF; encoded by the coding sequence ATGACGAACCACAACTGGCTTGTCACCGACAACGGACAATGCCGCGACTTCGGGAATGCTGAGATGGCCGAACCCGCCGAGTACTATCGCCTCTACCGCTTCCTCACCGACCTGGAAGACATCTTGAAAGTGACCCACGACGATGTGGCCCGCCTAGAGGCGATTACTCCGCTGGTGCGCACCCTGCTCATCAGTTCCTTCTGGCTCCAGATGGAATACGACCCACCCAACCCAAAAACGGGCTGGAGCGTGCGCTTTCTCTACCAAGAACACGAGTTTCCTATCACGATTCAAATGGTGGCCTGGGCACCAGGGCAGCGGTCGCCCATCCATAACCACGGCACCTGGGGCATTGTGGCCCTGCTGGATGGGCAAGAGCGCAACCGCCTATGGCAACGCCAACCCGATGCCGACCACCCCGACCTCCTTGCCCCCACCCAAGACCTCATCCTCAATCCGGGCGACATCGTGGCCCTCACCGCCGACGCCATCCACAGCGTCGAACCCCTAGGGGATGCGCCCACGATCTCCTTCAACCTCTATGGTGTCACCAATTTTCAAAAGCGCTATGAATTTGACCCCGACCACCACACCGCTAAGCGCTTTTGA
- a CDS encoding response regulator transcription factor, producing the protein MAAKILMVDDEANLAQFVQLELTYEGYEVSVAHDGLSGLMTAREQDPDLIILDWMMPGLSGVEVCRRLRQTGSKTPIILLTAKDDISDRVEGLDAGANDYVIKPFSIEELMARVRAHLRSLQPPEAEQWVYADLTLDRKSRQVSRNGRSIELTAKEFDLLDYLMTYPRQVLTRDRILEEVWGYDFMGDSNIIEVYIRYLRLKLEAEGEPRLIQTVRGVGYVLREAAFSA; encoded by the coding sequence ATGGCGGCAAAGATTTTAATGGTGGACGATGAGGCAAATCTGGCCCAGTTTGTGCAGCTTGAGCTGACCTACGAAGGCTACGAGGTCAGCGTGGCCCACGATGGCCTGTCGGGGTTGATGACCGCCCGCGAGCAAGATCCTGACCTGATTATTTTGGATTGGATGATGCCGGGGCTGAGTGGGGTGGAGGTCTGCCGTCGCCTGCGCCAAACCGGATCGAAGACCCCGATCATTTTGCTGACAGCCAAGGACGACATCAGCGACCGGGTGGAAGGGCTGGATGCTGGAGCCAACGACTATGTGATCAAACCCTTCAGCATCGAGGAACTGATGGCACGGGTGCGGGCACACCTGCGTTCCCTCCAACCCCCGGAGGCCGAACAATGGGTCTATGCCGACCTCACCCTAGACCGCAAGAGCCGCCAGGTCAGCCGCAATGGGCGATCCATTGAGCTAACCGCCAAGGAGTTTGACCTGCTGGATTACCTGATGACCTATCCCCGCCAAGTGCTCACCCGCGACCGCATCCTCGAAGAAGTGTGGGGCTACGACTTCATGGGCGACTCCAACATCATTGAGGTCTACATTCGCTACCTGCGCCTGAAGTTGGAGGCCGAGGGCGAACCCCGCCTGATTCAAACCGTGCGCGGCGTCGGCTACGTGCTGCGAGAAGCCGCTTTCTCAGCGTAA
- a CDS encoding sensor histidine kinase yields the protein MATVGHRLHTFLHRWVDLSSLQVRLTTGVVLASLVAMAGLTGWLGWRTQAILLDSHVHQASLIVARFREDVDLYANQMPLDMAMQKVINHRTTGDLALWVTTSTGEVVAQSETLTMGSWQGSGVAEKLLTMAMAEGIAIQPIQTWVFVVCAEPLAMEGFTTATLHLANDITAEYQGLQQLLRMLWLTGLVMVALLALVCTLYIRRALRPIRQINHLASQVTAETLGHQSFTLPVAPTEVAELVQTYNLMLTRLAKAWAQQKRFINDISHELRTPLTLVQGYLDSTLRRADTLTPPQRQGLEIAATETRRTIDLLTKLLELARLDNHQRTLPLAPADLVAIVQAAIALVEDQTASLADGLSRISLEAPATSPVVQVDRDKLCAALVELLNNALRYSTQPIRVQVLTQPDWALVQVHDQGPGIPAQDQAAVFDPFYRVDEDRSRQGGGTGLGLTLVRLWVEAMSGQVSLRSQPQQGCVFTIALPRSAE from the coding sequence ATGGCTACGGTAGGGCACCGCTTACACACCTTCCTCCACCGCTGGGTTGACCTCAGCTCCCTTCAGGTGAGGCTAACCACTGGGGTGGTTTTAGCCTCGTTGGTGGCGATGGCGGGGTTAACCGGGTGGCTGGGCTGGCGCACCCAGGCCATTTTGCTGGATAGCCATGTCCATCAGGCCAGTTTGATTGTGGCCCGCTTTCGGGAGGATGTGGATCTCTACGCGAATCAGATGCCGCTGGATATGGCGATGCAGAAGGTGATTAACCACCGCACCACCGGGGATTTGGCCCTTTGGGTGACGACTTCGACCGGGGAGGTAGTGGCCCAGTCGGAAACCCTCACCATGGGATCGTGGCAGGGGTCTGGGGTGGCCGAGAAACTGCTCACGATGGCCATGGCGGAAGGAATCGCGATCCAGCCCATTCAGACCTGGGTGTTTGTGGTCTGTGCCGAACCCTTGGCAATGGAGGGCTTTACTACTGCAACCCTGCACCTCGCCAACGACATCACGGCGGAATACCAAGGGCTTCAGCAGTTACTACGGATGCTGTGGCTGACGGGGTTGGTGATGGTGGCGCTCCTCGCCCTGGTCTGCACCCTTTATATCCGTCGCGCCCTGAGACCGATTCGTCAAATCAACCACCTCGCCAGCCAGGTGACGGCGGAAACCCTGGGCCACCAATCGTTTACCCTGCCTGTGGCCCCGACGGAGGTGGCGGAGTTGGTGCAGACCTATAACCTGATGCTGACCCGGCTGGCCAAGGCTTGGGCACAGCAAAAGCGGTTTATTAACGATATATCCCACGAGCTACGCACCCCGCTAACCCTGGTGCAGGGCTATCTAGACAGCACCCTACGCCGAGCCGACACCCTCACCCCACCCCAGCGCCAAGGGCTAGAAATTGCCGCCACCGAAACCCGCCGCACCATCGACCTGCTAACGAAACTGCTGGAACTGGCCCGCCTCGACAATCACCAGCGGACATTGCCCCTAGCCCCCGCCGACCTGGTGGCCATCGTCCAAGCTGCCATCGCCCTGGTTGAGGATCAGACGGCTTCCCTAGCCGATGGCCTGTCACGGATTAGCCTGGAGGCTCCGGCAACATCCCCAGTGGTGCAGGTGGATCGAGACAAGCTCTGTGCGGCCTTGGTGGAACTGTTGAACAACGCCCTACGCTACTCCACCCAGCCGATTCGGGTGCAGGTGTTGACCCAGCCGGATTGGGCCTTGGTGCAAGTCCACGACCAGGGGCCAGGGATTCCGGCCCAGGATCAAGCGGCGGTGTTCGATCCGTTTTACCGGGTGGATGAGGATCGTTCTCGCCAGGGCGGCGGGACTGGCTTGGGTCTGACCCTGGTGCGGTTGTGGGTGGAAGCGATGTCCGGCCAGGTGAGTTTGCGATCCCAGCCCCAGCAAGGCTGTGTGTTTACCATTGCGCTGCCCCGGTCGGCAGAGTAG
- a CDS encoding serine/threonine protein kinase encodes MRDPIPSLVQGVRQDLLPELHLESVHPHHPVVVHRVPSPWRCLGVGNYAAVFVHPDYPEQVVKVYAPGRPGFDAEVEVYRRLAEHPAFSQCYASEDPFLILKRLHGVTLYDCLHRGIAIPPQVIRDIDAALDDIRRLGLFPHDVHGRNVMQSEGRGLVVDVSDFLNSEPCRAWKDVKWAYWWIYRPFFLPLGLPLPYVVLDGVRAVYRLFRRCLGVVLR; translated from the coding sequence ATGCGTGACCCCATTCCGTCGCTGGTGCAAGGCGTTCGCCAAGACCTGCTGCCAGAACTGCACCTCGAAAGCGTCCATCCGCACCATCCGGTGGTGGTTCACCGGGTGCCGAGTCCCTGGCGCTGTCTGGGGGTAGGCAACTACGCCGCTGTGTTTGTACACCCCGACTATCCCGAACAGGTGGTCAAAGTCTATGCTCCGGGCCGCCCTGGGTTTGACGCCGAAGTTGAGGTCTACCGACGGTTGGCTGAGCATCCGGCCTTTTCCCAGTGCTACGCGAGCGAAGACCCGTTTCTCATCCTCAAGCGCCTGCACGGAGTCACGCTGTACGACTGTCTCCATCGGGGCATCGCCATTCCGCCCCAGGTGATTCGCGATATTGATGCCGCCCTCGACGATATTCGCCGTCTGGGCCTGTTCCCCCACGATGTCCATGGCCGCAACGTCATGCAGAGCGAAGGACGTGGCCTAGTCGTCGATGTCTCTGACTTTCTCAATTCCGAGCCCTGTCGCGCCTGGAAGGATGTGAAGTGGGCCTACTGGTGGATTTATCGGCCCTTTTTTCTGCCCCTAGGATTGCCGCTCCCCTATGTTGTCCTAGACGGGGTGCGGGCGGTGTATCGACTGTTTCGCCGTTGTTTAGGCGTTGTGCTGCGCTAG
- a CDS encoding type II toxin-antitoxin system VapC family toxin produces MRILLDTHIFLWFINADIRLSTTIRDTIRDPDNDVYLSSVSIWEVIVKYQLGKLSLPESPETYLPRQRDLHQIDSLALDEMSVIQLTKLPLSHRDPFDRMLICQALRNDLTIATVDSAIRAYSVSVI; encoded by the coding sequence ATGAGAATCCTATTAGATACGCATATCTTTTTGTGGTTCATCAATGCTGACATTCGGTTGTCCACAACTATTCGAGATACAATTCGTGATCCAGACAACGACGTTTATCTAAGTTCAGTGTCTATCTGGGAAGTCATCGTAAAATACCAGTTGGGTAAACTTTCTTTGCCAGAATCTCCCGAAACCTACTTGCCCAGGCAACGTGATCTTCATCAAATTGATAGTCTTGCACTGGATGAAATGAGTGTGATTCAATTGACTAAACTACCCCTATCACATCGTGATCCATTTGACAGAATGCTGATCTGTCAGGCGTTGCGGAACGACCTCACAATTGCGACCGTAGATTCAGCGATTCGTGCCTACTCCGTGAGTGTCATATAG
- a CDS encoding DoxX family protein — protein MFRSVPRSTDYALLMLRLATIFVFLPHGLTKAFNWPMASAMFADMGFPGWLGPITGIVEVIASVLLLVGFLNKWASLAFLTIMAAAITGVHVPLSFAAGSPTPGLERDILLVAAVLVLMAFGPGAIAIDSQAPALANPSPAERSFQ, from the coding sequence ATGTTCCGTTCTGTGCCCCGTTCTACCGACTACGCCCTGCTGATGTTGCGATTGGCCACCATTTTTGTGTTTCTCCCCCACGGTCTCACCAAAGCCTTTAATTGGCCGATGGCGAGTGCGATGTTTGCTGACATGGGCTTTCCGGGCTGGCTCGGCCCCATTACGGGCATTGTGGAAGTAATCGCCAGCGTGCTGCTGTTGGTCGGATTTTTGAATAAGTGGGCCAGTCTGGCGTTTTTAACCATTATGGCGGCGGCGATTACAGGCGTTCATGTGCCCCTGTCCTTTGCCGCAGGATCACCCACCCCCGGCCTAGAACGCGATATCCTCCTAGTAGCTGCCGTCTTGGTGCTGATGGCCTTTGGCCCCGGTGCCATTGCCATCGACTCCCAAGCCCCAGCCCTGGCCAACCCATCCCCCGCCGAACGCAGCTTCCAGTAG
- a CDS encoding DEAD/DEAH box helicase, whose amino-acid sequence MANPNTFADILAATWATPSPDHPPTSFATTPTPPIDIEAVLTAMTQWETTLPGQAPNVQPIPTSVPKALRQALAHIGIDALYSHQVKAYQAIKRGKDLILTPPTAAGKTLAAYIPIIEGALTKGHRCLSLYGLKALASDQEAKLLALQAAMPNAGLTVAKLTGDLQGGDARDAVLADAPHILAMTPDLLHHELRRVYWSNPWQQFMAQLRYVVIDELHAYQGVFGANLCWLIRRLKLVVDKCGGDADQIQFIGLSATVGNPRDLAGRLISRPALNDDGSKNTRLTWLHKSGAKAPDKRLVVTRPSRNINEDTAHLMLQLILAGKQGITFCGSRNATKAITKLLADKATHQGQPHLAHQVASFYGSLDESRRRNIVERLSAGELRWIVATEALEAGIDLPQLDCCILRGFPGNLMSFGQRMGRAGRQNDGLAILVPMGNSLLDAHYSQETELLGSPEAVHFNPDYPVMVAKHLLCAAKEAGFKLNEVEPYFGKAAVPIARLLLTQGELLQRRDGGLYAKGYPHGAVNFRGTISNEQVQLVDASSGQTVETMALPMAHREVHEGAIYQRQDDDGVMGSYKVTQFEQGQATLQPFANPEVSTQPLGQRALVPTQALTEPVQVPLNFGEGHPPGHLTLSLSFGQISQLITDYQILSKRYEPTCLNDACSRFKKPLNGHTHCPSCGKAARMGTVVEVLDTQPLDHHKYTSHFDSPILTATFDTVARGHLEDYARSLKMQLQDHTDRNHYDALWDHPSDLIAIHSLGHQLMLALPLVVLHSQQDLEFLCQEATLGASSGAWFDVSDGGNGATESILRYWNQLVPKAIALVEGCDCVAGCPKCLSQWHCPDHNHALLKQIGLVVLKAAGSK is encoded by the coding sequence ATGGCCAACCCCAATACCTTTGCCGATATCTTAGCCGCCACCTGGGCGACCCCTTCCCCAGATCACCCCCCCACGTCGTTCGCCACAACGCCCACGCCCCCTATCGACATCGAGGCCGTCCTCACCGCCATGACTCAATGGGAAACGACCCTCCCCGGTCAAGCCCCGAACGTGCAGCCCATCCCAACGTCGGTGCCCAAGGCGCTCCGACAGGCCTTGGCCCACATTGGCATCGACGCCCTGTACAGCCACCAAGTCAAGGCGTATCAGGCTATCAAGCGGGGCAAAGACCTGATTCTGACACCCCCCACCGCCGCCGGGAAAACCCTCGCCGCCTACATCCCCATCATCGAAGGGGCACTGACAAAAGGCCATCGTTGTCTGTCCCTCTATGGCCTCAAGGCGCTAGCCAGTGACCAGGAAGCGAAACTCTTAGCCCTCCAGGCCGCCATGCCCAATGCGGGTCTCACCGTTGCCAAGCTCACCGGAGACCTTCAGGGTGGCGATGCCCGGGATGCGGTTTTGGCGGATGCTCCCCACATCCTGGCCATGACCCCAGACTTGCTGCACCATGAACTCAGGCGGGTCTACTGGTCGAACCCTTGGCAGCAGTTCATGGCCCAACTGCGCTACGTCGTCATCGATGAACTCCATGCCTACCAAGGCGTGTTTGGGGCCAACCTCTGTTGGCTGATTCGACGATTGAAGCTGGTCGTCGATAAGTGTGGTGGCGACGCAGACCAGATCCAGTTCATTGGCCTATCGGCGACCGTCGGCAACCCCCGAGACCTCGCCGGACGCTTAATCAGTCGGCCTGCACTGAACGACGACGGCAGCAAAAACACAAGGCTCACCTGGCTCCACAAGAGCGGGGCCAAGGCTCCTGATAAGCGACTGGTCGTGACCCGCCCCAGCCGCAATATCAACGAAGACACCGCCCACCTGATGCTTCAGTTGATCCTCGCCGGAAAGCAGGGCATCACGTTCTGTGGCTCTCGCAATGCCACCAAAGCCATCACCAAACTGCTGGCCGACAAAGCCACGCACCAAGGTCAGCCCCATCTCGCTCACCAGGTGGCGAGCTTCTATGGCTCCCTCGATGAGTCCCGCCGTCGAAATATTGTCGAACGCCTAAGCGCTGGCGAGCTTCGCTGGATTGTCGCCACTGAAGCCTTAGAGGCGGGCATTGACCTACCTCAACTGGATTGCTGCATCCTGCGAGGCTTTCCGGGCAACCTGATGAGCTTTGGTCAGCGGATGGGACGGGCAGGCCGCCAGAACGACGGTCTCGCCATCTTGGTTCCGATGGGCAACAGCTTGCTCGATGCCCACTACAGCCAGGAAACGGAGTTGTTGGGTTCGCCTGAAGCGGTTCACTTCAACCCCGATTATCCCGTCATGGTGGCCAAGCATCTGCTCTGTGCCGCCAAAGAAGCGGGGTTTAAGCTGAATGAAGTGGAGCCTTATTTTGGCAAGGCGGCGGTGCCCATCGCTCGGCTGTTGCTGACTCAAGGCGAACTGCTCCAGCGCCGCGATGGCGGACTCTACGCCAAGGGCTACCCCCACGGAGCCGTCAACTTTCGAGGCACCATCTCCAATGAGCAGGTGCAGCTCGTTGATGCCAGTTCTGGCCAGACCGTTGAAACGATGGCTTTGCCCATGGCCCACCGGGAAGTCCACGAAGGCGCGATCTACCAACGCCAGGACGACGACGGTGTGATGGGTAGCTACAAAGTCACTCAGTTCGAGCAGGGCCAAGCCACCTTGCAGCCTTTCGCTAACCCAGAGGTCTCGACCCAACCTCTCGGCCAGCGGGCCTTAGTGCCCACCCAAGCCCTCACCGAGCCTGTGCAGGTACCGCTCAACTTTGGTGAGGGCCACCCACCCGGCCACCTCACCCTGAGCCTCAGCTTTGGCCAGATCAGCCAACTCATCACCGACTACCAAATCCTGAGCAAGCGCTATGAGCCGACCTGCCTCAACGATGCCTGTAGTCGATTCAAGAAACCCTTGAACGGTCACACCCATTGTCCTAGTTGTGGCAAAGCCGCTCGCATGGGCACCGTCGTTGAGGTGCTGGACACGCAACCCCTAGACCACCACAAGTACACCTCCCACTTCGATAGCCCGATTCTGACCGCTACCTTCGATACCGTGGCGCGGGGCCATCTCGAAGACTATGCCCGCAGTCTGAAGATGCAGCTTCAAGATCACACTGACCGGAACCACTATGACGCCCTCTGGGATCACCCCAGCGACTTGATTGCGATTCATAGCCTGGGCCACCAACTCATGCTGGCGCTGCCTTTGGTCGTGCTGCACAGTCAGCAGGATCTTGAATTCCTGTGTCAGGAGGCCACCCTAGGAGCCTCCTCTGGGGCCTGGTTCGATGTCAGCGATGGCGGCAACGGGGCCACGGAGTCCATTCTGCGCTATTGGAATCAACTGGTACCTAAAGCCATCGCCCTGGTCGAAGGCTGTGACTGTGTGGCCGGATGCCCCAAGTGCCTCTCCCAATGGCACTGCCCTGACCATAACCATGCCCTGCTCAAGCAAATAGGCCTGGTTGTGCTGAAGGCGGCTGGCTCAAAATAG